The sequence below is a genomic window from Chloroflexota bacterium.
CGGTCGTAGGGGATGTCGAAGTGCGGCGCCAGTCGCGCCCGCAGATAGTTGGCGTGCAGCACCGCGTCATCCGCGACCTCACGCATTCCCTCGCGTCCCAGGCTGCGAATGTAGGTGTAACCGCGGATCAGGTTGCCGACGTTGCCGACGTGCGAATGCACCCGGCCGATGCTGTCGGGACCCGCCGGCTCCAGGGCATAGCCCGCATCCGTCTGGACGATACGCGGGCCCGGCAGAAATGGCGTCAGGTGCGGCTGCACGCCGAGCGCCCCCGCCCCGGGCCCGCCGCCGCCGTGGGGCGTGGTGAAAGTTTTATGTAAATTCAAGTGCATCACGTCGATGCCCAGATCGCCGGGCCGCACCCGGCCCAGCATCGCGTTCATGTTGGCGCCGTCCCCATACACCTGCCCGCCGGCCGCATGGACGCGCCGCGTGACCTCCAGGATTCGCTGCTCGAACAGGCCAAGCGTGGTCGGCAGCGTGAGCATCAGGGCCGCCACATCGTCATTGAGCTTGGCGTCAAGCTCGTCCAGGTCGATGTTGCCGTCCGGCGCCGTGCCCAGGGGCTCCACGCGCATCCCGGTCATCGTGGCCGTGGCGGGGTTCGTGCCATGCGCCGAGTCGGGCACCAGCACCGTCGTCCGACGCTCACCGCGACTGCGCAGCCAGGCCTGGATGCAGAACAAGCCGACCATCTCGCCCTGCGAACCCGCCGCGGGCTGCGTGGTGACCGTGGCGAAGCCCGCAATCTCACCCAGCAGGGCTTCCAGATCATGAATGAGCGCAAGCAGCCCCTGCACCGACGCCTCGGGCTGGTAGGGATGCGGCTCGAGCAGTCCTGGCAGACGCGCCGTCACCTCGTTGATCTTGGGGTTGTATTTCATCGTGCAGGAGCCCAGCGGATAGATCGCCGTGTCGATGCTGTGATTGCGCTGCGAGAGGCGCACGAAGTGACGCATGACGTCGATTTCCGAGACCTCCGGCAGATCCAGCGTCTCGCGGATTTGACTCTCGGGCAGCACCGCCGCCGGATCGACGGCGTCGAACTGCGGCAGCGGCGGTCGCACGCCGGGCCGGCCGGGACTGGCCAG
It includes:
- the gcvPB gene encoding aminomethyl-transferring glycine dehydrogenase subunit GcvPB, with the translated sequence MPGRRCIVASEPLIFELASPGRPGVRPPLPQFDAVDPAAVLPESQIRETLDLPEVSEIDVMRHFVRLSQRNHSIDTAIYPLGSCTMKYNPKINEVTARLPGLLEPHPYQPEASVQGLLALIHDLEALLGEIAGFATVTTQPAAGSQGEMVGLFCIQAWLRSRGERRTTVLVPDSAHGTNPATATMTGMRVEPLGTAPDGNIDLDELDAKLNDDVAALMLTLPTTLGLFEQRILEVTRRVHAAGGQVYGDGANMNAMLGRVRPGDLGIDVMHLNLHKTFTTPHGGGGPGAGALGVQPHLTPFLPGPRIVQTDAGYALEPAGPDSIGRVHSHVGNVGNLIRGYTYIRSLGREGMREVADDAVLHANYLRARLAPHFDIPYDRICMHEVVLSGTRQRGLGVRTTDIAKRLIDYGVHPPTVYFPLIVDEALMIEPTETESIESLDQFAEALISVAHEAKTAPDLLHAAPTTAPVRRLDEVTANRSPDVNWTPAG